In the Methanococcoides sp. LMO-2 genome, one interval contains:
- a CDS encoding DUF128 domain-containing protein: MTDPQIERKLIEIMRVISESDKPIGARNIADELQNRGYNLGERAVRYHLRILDERGFTEKHGYNGRTITASGKKELEDALIGDRLDFVITRIEELIYKTDYDPLSKKGNVIVNLSTVDKDDFDNAIDVMKYASSGGVSISPYIKVFEEDSDSRVYVPPGCVNIATVCSMTFDGLLLKSGIPIKPAYGGLIQMEHNDPVQFLDMISYSGTSIDPVKIFLIRQSTSVLDVLDTGNGRILANMRNIPSSAVEKTKEVLKDLENSGIGGVLGIGGSESMVGAPVEEGMAGVLVAVGVNLVAAVEEAGIPVTTSPVSMVLDYGNMTRL; this comes from the coding sequence ATGACCGATCCTCAGATAGAACGTAAGCTCATTGAAATAATGCGCGTTATCAGTGAAAGTGATAAGCCCATAGGTGCCAGGAACATTGCCGATGAGTTGCAGAACCGTGGCTATAATCTGGGAGAGCGTGCTGTCCGTTATCACTTAAGGATCCTCGATGAGAGGGGATTTACGGAAAAGCACGGTTATAACGGACGTACCATCACCGCCTCCGGGAAAAAGGAACTTGAAGATGCCCTGATAGGTGACAGGCTTGATTTTGTGATCACCCGGATAGAGGAGCTGATCTATAAGACAGATTACGATCCCCTATCAAAGAAAGGCAATGTCATAGTGAACCTGTCCACGGTGGACAAGGACGATTTTGATAATGCCATTGATGTCATGAAGTACGCTTCTTCAGGCGGTGTCAGCATTAGTCCCTACATAAAGGTCTTTGAAGAGGATTCTGACTCAAGGGTATATGTGCCTCCCGGATGTGTGAACATCGCGACCGTTTGCAGCATGACTTTCGATGGTCTGCTTCTCAAGAGCGGAATTCCTATCAAACCTGCCTATGGTGGTCTAATTCAGATGGAGCACAACGACCCCGTTCAGTTCCTTGATATGATCTCATATTCAGGTACATCCATCGACCCTGTCAAGATATTCCTGATACGCCAGTCGACATCTGTTCTTGATGTACTGGATACCGGTAATGGTCGCATTCTTGCCAACATGCGGAACATACCCTCCTCGGCAGTTGAAAAAACAAAAGAGGTCCTGAAAGATCTGGAGAATTCCGGCATTGGGGGTGTACTGGGCATTGGAGGCTCTGAATCTATGGTGGGTGCCCCTGTGGAAGAAGGAATGGCCGGCGTACTGGTGGCTGTGGGTGTGAACCTTGTGGCTGCAGTTGAGGAAGCTGGTATTCCTGTAACAACATCTCCTGTTTCTATGGTCCTTGATTATGGAAACATGACCAGGCTTTGA
- a CDS encoding 50S ribosomal protein L40e, protein MARFPEAEERILNKKICMKCSARNAVRATRCRKCGYTNLRVKSKEARKS, encoded by the coding sequence ATGGCAAGATTTCCAGAAGCAGAGGAAAGGATCCTTAACAAAAAGATCTGTATGAAATGCAGTGCACGAAATGCTGTAAGGGCAACAAGGTGCAGAAAATGCGGTTACACTAACCTGCGTGTAAAATCCAAGGAAGCAAGAAAGAGCTGA
- a CDS encoding ATP-binding cassette domain-containing protein, which produces MLRVSDIVKDYETSSGDIRVLDGISFEVSNGEILGITGKSGSGKTTLLKILRGVEPFNGGSIELDGSVITNDSVDGSKLLGRNTAIHFQRNFGLWNGPAIENLIRRLNSHYIGYEGLPEPDAPHYDELYERSMAYMRLVGLEKKALHSSNLLSGGEKQRLIIARQLAAQSRLLLLDEPMTMTGPDTKQEIMDVILQLKDRLNIPIIVVSHLPEVHTYLADRVIYLEDGKVVEDGEPEVVLKNFLKDLNPKEELSELKEKVPCIKAINISKRLALIRVGEVLNIKDQSLEINKGEIVSFIGSSGAGKTTFLKIMEGLKEPKEGEVAYYHEGEWVDMSSFTKQRLDLWRKISIMHQEFSLSPHSTIRQQIGFRLSMKMHGALEHARQKAEELNISDEMLDIIYKLPDMGEDERTQSLNQMRLSMDIFPQLFPGVLSTDVDKYAGPIFEALDLPLEVLDKTTYQISGGEHVRAYIALALATSPEILMLDEPFGDLDPVTLRDVTNSLKRINAKFGTTIVLVSHHMDFVKEVAHRAVLFDNGSIIMDGDAREVCQKFIEMSGARYLEHTIEELAS; this is translated from the coding sequence ATGCTCAGAGTTTCCGATATTGTGAAAGATTATGAGACATCTTCAGGCGATATACGTGTCCTGGATGGAATCAGTTTCGAAGTATCCAACGGTGAGATCCTCGGTATTACAGGTAAGAGTGGTAGTGGAAAAACAACCCTTCTTAAGATATTAAGGGGCGTTGAGCCTTTCAATGGTGGTAGTATCGAGCTTGACGGCTCAGTGATCACAAATGATTCGGTAGATGGTTCTAAACTTCTTGGCAGGAATACGGCTATCCATTTCCAGCGTAATTTCGGTCTCTGGAACGGCCCGGCCATCGAGAACCTGATCCGCAGGTTGAACAGCCACTATATTGGATATGAGGGCCTTCCTGAACCGGACGCACCCCATTATGACGAACTCTATGAGCGTTCCATGGCATACATGCGACTTGTGGGCCTTGAGAAAAAAGCTCTCCATTCGTCCAATCTACTTAGCGGTGGTGAGAAACAGCGTTTGATCATTGCCCGCCAGCTTGCTGCCCAGTCGCGACTTTTACTTCTTGACGAGCCTATGACCATGACAGGTCCTGATACCAAGCAGGAGATCATGGATGTCATCCTTCAGCTTAAGGACAGGCTTAATATCCCTATTATCGTGGTATCCCACCTGCCGGAGGTCCACACATACCTTGCAGACCGTGTCATCTATCTCGAGGATGGAAAGGTTGTTGAAGATGGTGAACCCGAAGTTGTCCTGAAAAACTTCCTTAAGGACCTTAATCCAAAGGAAGAGCTATCAGAACTAAAGGAAAAGGTTCCCTGTATCAAGGCAATTAACATCTCTAAGAGGCTTGCGCTGATACGTGTGGGTGAGGTCCTGAACATAAAGGACCAGTCCCTTGAGATCAATAAGGGCGAGATCGTAAGTTTCATTGGTTCATCGGGTGCAGGAAAGACCACATTTTTGAAGATCATGGAAGGCCTGAAAGAGCCAAAAGAGGGTGAAGTTGCCTACTACCATGAAGGCGAATGGGTGGACATGTCCAGTTTCACAAAACAGCGCCTTGACCTGTGGAGAAAGATCAGCATAATGCACCAGGAGTTCTCTCTTTCCCCTCACTCGACCATACGCCAGCAGATAGGCTTCAGGCTGAGCATGAAAATGCACGGTGCACTTGAGCATGCAAGACAGAAGGCAGAGGAACTGAACATTTCCGATGAGATGCTGGATATCATCTACAAGCTCCCGGACATGGGTGAGGATGAAAGGACACAGTCGCTCAACCAGATGCGGCTTTCAATGGATATCTTCCCGCAGTTGTTCCCTGGTGTGCTGAGCACTGATGTGGACAAGTATGCAGGTCCTATCTTTGAAGCACTTGATCTTCCACTGGAAGTGCTTGACAAGACAACCTACCAGATAAGCGGCGGTGAACATGTCAGGGCCTACATAGCACTTGCACTGGCAACATCTCCTGAAATACTCATGCTGGATGAGCCGTTCGGTGACCTTGATCCTGTAACATTAAGGGATGTGACCAATTCCCTGAAGAGGATTAATGCAAAATTTGGTACGACCATTGTGCTTGTGAGCCATCACATGGACTTCGTAAAGGAAGTGGCACACAGGGCAGTCCTTTTCGATAACGGTTCCATCATTATGGATGGCGATGCAAGGGAAGTATGCCAGAAGTTCATCGAAATGAGTGGCGCAAGATATCTCGAGCACACCATCGAAGAGCTTGCATCTTAA
- a CDS encoding DUF4435 domain-containing protein, translated as MTAGTSPSNLEDVTMKKYLTADDIANSARMMRTQYSGSIVIIEGSTDMRLYKRFVDDRKCRLIPANGKENAIKVVNILERSNFEGILTIVDADFWRLDGVDFEERNVLVTDTHDLETMLIESEALDRLLEEFAAPFKLQKIKTPVRELLLEAAMPIGLFRWLSSSSKDKLSLRFKDMHFDSFMEKFPLSVNIRHMIREVKENSHEYSLNEKKVKKKIIGLLKEEHDPWQACSGHDIVEILAFGLREVFGNSDSRYATEGIVDRSLRLAYDITMFRETELYRSIQEWEEQNQPFVVLQ; from the coding sequence ATGACCGCTGGGACCTCACCGTCGAACTTAGAGGACGTGACGATGAAGAAATACCTGACAGCCGATGATATAGCCAATAGCGCCAGAATGATGCGAACCCAGTATAGCGGGAGCATCGTGATAATCGAAGGCAGCACCGATATGAGGCTGTACAAGCGCTTTGTGGATGACAGGAAATGCAGGCTTATTCCTGCCAACGGCAAGGAGAACGCTATTAAGGTCGTTAATATCCTTGAAAGATCGAATTTTGAAGGGATACTGACGATAGTTGATGCCGATTTCTGGCGACTTGACGGAGTTGATTTTGAAGAAAGGAATGTTCTTGTCACCGATACACACGACCTTGAAACAATGCTCATCGAATCGGAAGCACTCGACAGGCTCCTGGAAGAGTTCGCAGCACCTTTCAAACTCCAGAAAATAAAAACTCCTGTGAGAGAGTTACTCCTTGAGGCGGCTATGCCCATAGGACTTTTCAGATGGCTTTCCTCATCCTCAAAGGATAAGCTATCACTAAGGTTCAAGGACATGCATTTCGACAGCTTCATGGAGAAGTTCCCGCTATCTGTCAATATCAGGCACATGATCAGAGAGGTCAAGGAGAACTCACATGAGTACTCACTGAACGAAAAGAAGGTCAAGAAAAAGATCATCGGCCTTCTTAAGGAAGAACACGATCCCTGGCAGGCATGTTCGGGTCATGATATAGTAGAGATACTTGCATTCGGACTACGAGAGGTTTTCGGCAACTCCGATTCCCGCTATGCTACAGAAGGTATCGTTGACAGGAGCCTGAGGCTCGCCTATGACATAACGATGTTCCGGGAAACTGAGCTTTACCGATCGATACAGGAATGGGAAGAACAGAACCAGCCCTTTGTGGTACTTCAGTAA
- a CDS encoding AarF/ABC1/UbiB kinase family protein — protein MVSKIVRRYSIVKRYGVIIDTLVKYGFGYFVDQMGIRSLGSLRSRFKDRLGRGHEPRTGPARARMVLEELGPTYVKFGQLMSMRQDLIPKEYAEEFAKLQNDVPPFDYSEVERIIEEELGDKVENLFLSFEKTPIAAASIAQVHRAKLLGGADIVVKVQRPGIRKVIDSDLDILYSIAGFAEEHVEEAKLYSPVEVVDELQKSIYLEMDFTQEGRNIERFQNNFRDDPNIVIPGVYWEYSSRRVLTLDYIDGIKSDNFEKIDELGLDRDMLAEHGTEAFMKQIFEDGFFHADMHSGNVLILEDGRIALLDFGMVGHISHEIRNLLIDALIAITRGDVNQYLEVLKDFGMVPDNIDVHAFKIDYEHVLNKYYGRSLKQLDTPLMIAEMMTLLRKFKIRIPPNIALLFKGVMTVSGFALQMVPDFNVTVIAEPYARNIMRTRFKPRNIADNIYTDLWHTTRMLHKAPLQISHILSIAEKGYLNLRFEHKGMDRIVAELNAASNRLSFSLIISSIILGSSLIIQTGMHPHIGGVPLFGVAGFVIAAFMGVWLMVYILKTGKI, from the coding sequence ATGGTTTCCAAGATAGTACGCAGGTATTCCATAGTGAAACGCTATGGAGTTATCATTGATACACTAGTCAAGTACGGCTTTGGATACTTCGTGGACCAGATGGGCATAAGGTCCCTTGGTTCTCTTCGGTCCCGGTTCAAGGACCGTTTAGGCAGAGGGCATGAGCCCAGAACAGGTCCTGCAAGGGCACGTATGGTACTTGAAGAGCTCGGTCCAACTTATGTTAAGTTCGGTCAGCTCATGAGCATGCGTCAGGACCTTATCCCGAAGGAATATGCAGAAGAGTTTGCCAAACTCCAGAACGATGTTCCACCCTTCGATTATTCGGAAGTTGAAAGGATCATTGAAGAAGAATTAGGGGACAAGGTGGAGAACCTCTTCCTATCCTTTGAAAAAACCCCGATTGCTGCAGCATCCATTGCTCAGGTGCATCGCGCAAAACTTCTTGGTGGTGCGGACATCGTTGTGAAGGTCCAGAGGCCGGGTATCCGGAAGGTTATTGATTCTGATCTTGACATTCTCTATAGTATAGCTGGTTTTGCAGAAGAACATGTGGAGGAAGCAAAGCTCTACAGTCCCGTGGAGGTTGTGGATGAACTTCAAAAATCCATATATTTGGAGATGGATTTTACTCAGGAAGGCCGTAATATCGAGCGGTTCCAGAACAATTTCAGGGACGATCCGAACATCGTGATCCCGGGCGTTTACTGGGAATACAGCAGTAGAAGGGTATTGACCCTTGACTACATAGACGGGATCAAGAGTGATAATTTCGAAAAGATCGATGAGCTTGGACTGGACCGGGACATGCTGGCCGAGCACGGTACTGAAGCCTTCATGAAGCAGATATTCGAGGATGGATTCTTCCATGCGGATATGCATTCAGGCAATGTCCTGATCCTTGAGGACGGCAGGATTGCCCTTCTTGATTTCGGGATGGTCGGGCATATCTCCCACGAGATAAGGAACCTGCTGATAGATGCGCTGATCGCCATCACAAGGGGGGATGTGAACCAGTACCTGGAAGTACTGAAGGACTTTGGAATGGTCCCGGATAATATTGATGTTCACGCCTTTAAGATCGATTACGAGCACGTTCTGAACAAATATTACGGCAGGTCCCTGAAGCAGCTGGACACTCCGCTCATGATCGCGGAAATGATGACTCTGCTGAGGAAGTTCAAGATAAGGATCCCTCCAAACATTGCGTTGCTCTTCAAAGGAGTAATGACCGTGAGTGGCTTTGCTCTCCAGATGGTTCCTGACTTCAATGTGACCGTCATTGCTGAACCTTATGCCCGCAACATCATGCGTACCAGGTTCAAGCCCCGCAATATTGCGGATAATATCTACACTGACCTGTGGCATACGACGCGTATGCTCCACAAGGCGCCGCTGCAGATATCACATATACTGTCAATTGCAGAGAAAGGATACCTTAACTTAAGGTTTGAACACAAAGGAATGGATCGTATCGTTGCTGAGCTCAATGCAGCCAGCAATCGATTATCATTCAGTTTAATTATCTCTTCTATCATTCTGGGCTCCTCCCTTATCATCCAGACTGGGATGCATCCCCACATCGGAGGTGTACCTCTCTTTGGGGTCGCCGGGTTTGTTATAGCCGCATTTATGGGCGTATGGCTCATGGTTTATATACTAAAAACAGGAAAGATATAA
- a CDS encoding 3-isopropylmalate dehydratase small subunit, whose product MKGRVWKFGDDVDTDAVIPGRYLVMNTPEELAPYTFVGVRPEFAENVKENDIVVAGNNFGCGSSREHAPIALKGTKVGCVIAKSFARIFFRNAINIGVALLECPDTDKIDDGDEISVDFESGTIENLTKGEKYQATPLPDFVRGIVDAGGLKEYTRKIID is encoded by the coding sequence ATGAAAGGAAGAGTATGGAAGTTCGGAGATGACGTTGACACTGATGCCGTTATCCCTGGAAGATACCTCGTGATGAACACTCCCGAGGAACTTGCCCCGTATACCTTTGTCGGGGTACGCCCGGAATTTGCTGAAAATGTCAAGGAGAACGACATCGTTGTTGCAGGCAACAACTTCGGATGCGGATCTTCAAGAGAACACGCACCAATCGCCCTCAAGGGAACAAAGGTCGGATGCGTTATCGCAAAGTCCTTTGCAAGGATCTTCTTCAGGAACGCGATCAACATTGGTGTTGCGCTCCTTGAGTGCCCTGACACCGACAAGATCGATGATGGGGATGAGATCTCCGTAGACTTTGAATCCGGTACTATTGAGAACCTTACAAAAGGCGAGAAGTACCAGGCTACACCTTTACCTGATTTTGTCCGCGGTATCGTAGATGCAGGCGGATTAAAGGAATACACAAGGAAGATCATTGATTGA
- a CDS encoding AAA family ATPase: MKIKRIVVKNLFGTFDHDIPLNMEEHITILHGPNGIGKTVLLQMLNSLFRSNYFELHRIPFSKLTVEFSDRSKLVVKKKIHLDENTPHPPEDNSYRELGFELLRPGKKKQRYTVKPIDIEEVFSSFKVEHMIPELERIDNDTWVHFTTQEKLTSEEVMNLFSDRLPQKRKDEPAWLKNALNSINICFIKTQRLLSISYSQPVETERKTAVTPSVISYSEELANLMQKKLAEYATLSQSLDRTFPTRMLKNGEHPETSIDDLKKELRELEQKRKCLIDAGFIDTEEGIDVDELKEISEKNKNFLQLYIGDVEQKLSVFDELTRRIDLLIRIINCRFLYKKLSVNKKDGFIFTTSEDMRLSPTKLSSGEQQELVLFYELLFHVDPESLILIDEPEISLHVLWQQQFLRDLQSITELAGFDILIATHSPQIIHDRWDLTVELRGRDDEEIPDSR; this comes from the coding sequence ATGAAGATAAAGAGAATAGTAGTAAAGAACCTTTTTGGGACGTTCGATCATGATATCCCGCTGAATATGGAAGAGCATATCACCATTCTTCACGGGCCGAATGGTATCGGCAAGACCGTGCTGCTCCAGATGCTCAATTCTCTTTTCCGTTCCAACTACTTCGAACTCCACCGCATCCCTTTCAGCAAACTGACAGTTGAGTTCAGTGACAGGAGCAAACTCGTTGTGAAGAAAAAGATCCATCTGGATGAAAATACTCCACACCCACCGGAAGATAATTCCTACAGGGAACTGGGATTTGAACTGCTGAGGCCAGGAAAAAAGAAACAGCGCTATACTGTCAAACCCATCGACATCGAGGAAGTCTTCTCATCTTTCAAGGTCGAGCACATGATACCCGAACTTGAAAGGATCGATAACGATACATGGGTCCACTTCACCACGCAGGAAAAACTAACATCTGAGGAAGTGATGAACCTTTTCAGTGATCGCCTTCCCCAGAAAAGAAAGGATGAACCTGCATGGCTCAAGAACGCACTGAACTCGATCAATATCTGTTTTATCAAGACGCAGCGACTTCTAAGCATTTCATACTCTCAACCGGTGGAAACCGAGAGAAAGACAGCGGTTACCCCTTCGGTTATCAGTTATTCCGAAGAGCTGGCAAACCTTATGCAGAAGAAACTTGCCGAGTATGCAACCCTTTCCCAATCCCTTGACCGTACCTTCCCTACGCGGATGTTAAAGAACGGGGAGCACCCTGAAACATCCATAGATGATCTTAAAAAGGAATTAAGGGAGCTTGAACAAAAGCGCAAGTGCCTGATCGATGCTGGATTCATTGATACCGAGGAAGGAATTGACGTTGATGAGCTCAAGGAGATCAGTGAAAAGAACAAGAACTTCCTGCAACTGTACATCGGGGATGTCGAACAGAAGCTCAGCGTCTTTGATGAGCTTACCCGGAGGATAGACCTCCTTATCAGGATCATCAATTGCAGGTTCCTTTACAAGAAATTATCCGTGAACAAAAAGGATGGTTTCATATTCACAACCTCAGAGGACATGCGCCTCTCCCCTACCAAACTATCTTCAGGAGAACAGCAGGAACTTGTCCTGTTCTATGAACTGTTGTTCCATGTAGACCCTGAATCCCTGATACTCATTGACGAACCTGAGATCTCACTGCATGTCCTGTGGCAGCAGCAATTCCTCAGGGACCTGCAGTCAATAACAGAACTAGCTGGCTTCGACATCCTCATTGCTACGCATTCGCCACAGATCATACATGACCGCTGGGACCTCACCGTCGAACTTAGAGGACGTGACGATGAAGAAATACCTGACAGCCGATGA
- a CDS encoding isocitrate/isopropylmalate dehydrogenase family protein — MAQYKVPVLPGDGIGPEIIAEGKKVIDAAGEKFGFDVDWIEFPHGADHYLETGELISEDSLKELSDYEAIYLGSIGDDRIAPGVLEKGILLAARFYFDQYINLRPIKLLEGVWCPLKDKTPADVDFVVVRENTEDFYIGIGGRAKSGMSKDLLEVNRTLYNAKFGLDIETDSEEIAYQIGMISKEGTQRVMEYSFDLAEKRNKHVSSVDKANVLSDIYGFWREEFNAIAEKHPDVKTDFNFVDAITMWFVKNPEWFDVVVTPNMFGDIITDLGAMVQGGLGLAPGGNINPNGTSMFEPIHGSAPKYKGQNKVNPIATIWAGAMLIEQLGEKEAADSIVSAIEQNIKEAKVQTYDMGGSNTTTNVGDDIARILLEQ; from the coding sequence ATGGCACAATATAAAGTACCAGTCCTGCCTGGTGACGGTATCGGCCCTGAGATCATAGCTGAGGGTAAGAAGGTCATCGACGCAGCTGGAGAGAAGTTCGGATTCGATGTTGACTGGATAGAGTTCCCACACGGTGCAGACCACTATCTTGAGACAGGCGAACTCATATCCGAGGATTCACTTAAAGAGCTTTCAGACTACGAGGCGATCTATCTCGGTTCCATCGGAGATGACAGGATCGCACCCGGTGTACTTGAGAAAGGTATCCTGCTCGCTGCAAGGTTCTACTTCGACCAGTACATCAACCTGCGTCCTATCAAGCTTCTGGAAGGCGTATGGTGCCCACTCAAGGACAAGACCCCTGCAGACGTTGACTTCGTTGTTGTCAGAGAGAACACCGAGGACTTCTACATCGGTATCGGCGGACGTGCAAAGTCCGGCATGAGCAAGGACCTGCTTGAGGTCAACAGGACACTCTACAACGCTAAGTTCGGACTTGACATAGAGACCGACAGCGAGGAGATCGCATACCAGATCGGTATGATCTCAAAGGAAGGTACACAGAGAGTAATGGAATACTCCTTCGACCTTGCTGAGAAGAGGAACAAGCACGTTTCATCCGTTGACAAGGCAAACGTTCTTTCAGACATCTACGGATTCTGGAGAGAGGAGTTCAACGCAATTGCTGAGAAACACCCTGATGTCAAGACAGACTTCAACTTCGTTGACGCTATCACCATGTGGTTCGTCAAGAATCCAGAGTGGTTCGACGTTGTCGTTACACCGAACATGTTCGGTGACATCATCACTGACCTTGGTGCAATGGTACAGGGCGGTCTTGGACTCGCACCTGGTGGAAACATCAACCCGAACGGTACAAGCATGTTCGAGCCTATCCACGGTTCAGCTCCAAAGTACAAGGGCCAGAACAAGGTCAACCCTATCGCAACCATCTGGGCAGGCGCAATGCTCATCGAACAGCTCGGTGAGAAAGAAGCTGCAGACTCCATCGTCTCTGCTATCGAGCAGAACATCAAGGAAGCAAAGGTCCAGACCTACGACATGGGCGGCTCAAACACTACCACCAATGTTGGTGACGACATCGCAAGGATCCTGCTCGAGCAGTAA
- a CDS encoding geranylgeranylglyceryl/heptaprenylglyceryl phosphate synthase produces MKVEEYLNDIAEREGTVHLTLIDPASQPPEVAADIAKAAVEGGTDAIMIGGSTGAGGLALDQTLLKIKEQTDVPTILFPGNAGGLSIHADAVLFMSLLNSRDINYVTTNQAMGAPLVYKYGIEPISMAYIITEPGGTVGWVGDAKLIPRNKPELAVAYSLAGKYMGMHYTYLEAGSGADQPVTPATIGAVKHVLGDNKLIVGGGIRDGKTAKICADAGADMIVTGTIVEETEDVRNKIEELVSAIKR; encoded by the coding sequence ATGAAAGTGGAAGAGTACCTCAACGATATCGCAGAACGCGAAGGTACAGTTCACTTAACTCTTATCGATCCGGCATCACAGCCCCCCGAAGTTGCTGCAGATATTGCAAAAGCTGCAGTGGAAGGGGGTACCGATGCTATCATGATCGGTGGTTCCACTGGAGCCGGAGGTCTGGCACTGGATCAGACCCTTTTGAAGATAAAGGAACAGACAGATGTTCCTACTATTCTTTTCCCGGGAAATGCCGGCGGCTTAAGCATCCACGCAGATGCCGTCCTTTTCATGAGCCTCCTGAATTCCCGTGACATCAACTATGTCACTACGAATCAGGCAATGGGGGCTCCACTTGTTTACAAGTACGGAATAGAACCCATTTCCATGGCATACATTATAACCGAGCCCGGAGGAACTGTTGGATGGGTGGGCGATGCAAAGCTCATTCCCCGCAACAAGCCGGAGCTTGCAGTAGCTTATTCCCTTGCGGGAAAATACATGGGAATGCATTATACCTATCTTGAGGCTGGCTCAGGCGCAGACCAGCCGGTGACTCCCGCTACCATTGGTGCGGTAAAACACGTTCTCGGAGACAATAAGCTGATCGTCGGTGGTGGTATCCGCGACGGTAAGACTGCAAAGATCTGTGCAGATGCCGGTGCTGATATGATCGTTACCGGTACGATCGTCGAAGAGACCGAAGATGTCAGGAACAAGATCGAAGAGCTTGTATCAGCTATCAAAAGATGA